The DNA sequence CGACTACCGGACCGTCCACGACGACGTCACTCGGCTTGCAGACTACGGGCTGTTGTTCATCGTCGACGACGGACAGGCCAAACGGCCCTACGTTCCCTACGAACGAATCCACTTGGATGTTGAGTTGGTCGGGGCCGAATCCAGCGATGAACCCGCACCTGCCTGATCAAACGGATGCCTGAGTGCCAGAATTGCGGCGGGCACGTGACCTCGGAGTATGTTCGCGTGTTCACACCAGATGGCGTCGCGGAACCGCGTGCCTGCCCGAATTGTGAGGATAAAGTTCGTGGTCGCGATGGCGTGCGTGACTCGCGGAGCTGAACCGAGAGTTGTGCGGGATGCAGGTCGTGTAGCATCTATCGGGCCGTTCTGATGATAGTAGCGGGCTTTCTGGGTGGCGGTTGTATTATTGGGCGTCCGCTGGGGAATCGTAGTGAGTGGCTGTTGGTCGGCCCTGTTCGCCTTAACCAACACTCGCTGGCAGGAAGACCGGTTGTTGGTTAGCAAAAGCACTCGAACAGCACGTAGAAAGTGTGGCTAAGGCCACACCCAAAACACTCCGCACCGCCGCTCGGATATTCAGGAATTGGCAGAATCGCCGACGACTCGCTTGTCCTCGGTAAACGGCTCGGAATCTAACCTGAGCACGGCCTCGCTCGGGTCTCCGTCGCCTGCGATTTCTTCTCCCGGCATAACACGTACCGACTCGTCACGTCCTTATAGTAGAGCACGCAGTTGATCACTACACTTCCTAGGCCAGTGTCTTCCGACTACGAGAGGGGTTGCAAGTCCCGGGATTCGAATTCAGTTTCAATCGCATCGTAGGATTTCACCCATTCTTTTGGGCCAAAATTGAAGCTGACATCTGCCGGCGGATCAGCTCCTAGTTTACCATCTATTTCTACGTAATAGACGCGAACCTCTTCTTCAGATTCGTCATTAATATAATAGTAGTCCCGATCTATGACTTTCCTATCGCCTTCTTCTTTGAGCCATCTTGCAACGCGGATTTGTCGGTCGGGAATCATACACATCCACCTCAAGTTCGTGGTTATTGAATTTATTGGACCTATATTCGCCGAAGGAAAGTTCGAGACCATCTCCGGAAAAACTACCAAAGATAAATCAACAAAGTCTAAGCATGGAATCAGAATATGTTCCCCCAGAGTTCAATGAAAATGCATTCAATTGCCCACATTGTGGAGCATATGCTAAACAAACATGGAGTAAAGCAACACATAACAACGTTATAACTGGATTTGTTACCTCAAGATGTGCAAAATGCGGCTCATACTCAATTTGGGCTGAGCAGAAACTACGATATCCAATTTCCTCGACAGCACCACGACCACATAACGAGATGCCTGAAGAGGTGGCGCGTGACTTCAACGAAGCACGTGAAATCGTCGACTCATCCCCACGTGCTGCGGCGGCCTTACTACGATTAGGTATCCAACGCCTCTTAGAGAATCATCTTGAGACACCAGGAAACGGCATAAACAACGATATCGCACATTTGGTTGAAGACGGAAAAATAGGGAACCGAACTAAGAAGATGCTAGATGGCGTACGGATTACGGGGAATAATTCGGTTCATCCAGGAAGAATGGAAATGGATGATAATAGTGAGATGGCACATGCTCTTTTTAAGCTAACTAACTACATTGTAGATCAAACATTAGGGCGAGATAAGGAAGTCGAGGAGTTCTGGGAGTCACTACCGGAAGAAGACCGAGAAGGAGTTAGGAATCGAGACAGCAACTAGGTCAGTTCACAATAATTTCCCCACACAACCACCCGGTTGCACGCTAAGAGGGCTGATTTCCGAGATATGCACGCGAGATTGGGATCCTGTGTGAACAAAGTGTTGAGTTGAAGTTGGTTTGGAGAGATGGCAAATATTCAAGTATTCTAATCGTACCGAACATTTACATTGAAATAGTCTATTATTTATATGATATTGGATGTCAGACAGTGTTTAAGTCACTTGTCTCAGACCAGCTTCTGATTTTTCACCAGACTGCTACCAGAAACGGGAACATATGCTCGGGAATGCAATTGTATTGCCGCCAAGCATGTTTAAGGAGATGAATGTAGACCCGTACTGTTACATCCGAGCAAGATATGAGAATGGCGAGAGCGGAAAAATTCTCTATGCAATCCCCTTCTCAAGTGATTACAAGGGAGATTCAAAAGTTGTTGCAATAAGTACGAATTTGATGAAAGGGATTAATCCAGACCTTGAGGTTAAAGATAAGATCAAAATTGAACCAATAGATACACCCTGTTCAGACTCTCTCACAGTCTATCGGCCATATTCAGATCCTTATCAGGGTGTTTGCTATTTGGATCCAGACGTGCTTTCTAAGATGAATATAGAAAAGGGGAACGAAGTTGAAGTATACAATACGCAAACAGGCGGTCGAGTAAAACTCATCGCAGATACCTTGTTTGAGAGCGATCAGAATCCGGAGAAAGTTCGTATAGATCTCCATTCAAGAGATATACTTGATATAGACTTTGGAGAAACTGTGAGGGTACGGCCCGTAGTGGATGCTGATGATGAAAATAAAAGCACACTCATTCCTGGAGTTTTTGGTAAATTTCATGATAAGCTGCTAGAGTTCTTCGTTGGTTCCCGCCAGGTACTGCTAAGAGTGAAACAAGGGAATGATCAGGACGAATACAGGGGGATCATTAGAGTCAATGAATCTACTATGGGTTACCTAGGAGTAGAGGAGAACGACCGCCTGACAATTGAATGGAAAGGCAAAAAGGAATCCGTACAGTGTCTTCCCACATCAGACGACGACACGGAACCACTCACAGTGCAGGTCCCCAGCACAATCCGTGACAACATTGAAGTAAGCAACTTTGATGGAGTTAATGTGCGGCGGGATAGATGGTATATTTTCCAAAAACAAATCTCAGTTTCACTCTTGGGGATTCTTGGTGTTGTATTTGGGACGTTCCAAATTGCCACGGTTACATCAATCTCTGGTATTCTTTTAGAAAAAGTAGGAATTATCGGGAACCTCTTGCTTTTGTTGGGTGTGTCTGCAGTGCTTTCCATCCCAGTTATTTGGTCCCTTCTTCTTCCAGTCCGAAGTGAGGTAAATAACTGAGATATAGGTGCTCAGTTGTGGGATACGCGCATTCCACTTGCATACCAGCATGAAATCTCCAGTTCGGTGGCAAGCGCAACTAGGGCTACGGTGAGGTCGAGCCGAAGGGATACGCAGATGGTTGACCTTGATGAACTGGATTACTCGCGGCTTGAAAGTGCGGAGACTATCCGTCTTTAGCTAAACGTATAATCACAAGACGGTATCGGGGTCGACGTGGGGGCCAATTTGCCGGGTGTTGAGATTGATTTGGGAGACTAAGCGGTTCTCGTGAGGATTCATTGATCTGCCAGAACGGCGTTCACTCGGCTCTGTCGGCTTAGCTAAAGACGAATGGTGCGGAGACGTACCTCATCAAGTTGGTGACGCCGTTCGTGTTGAACGGTTTGCCTGCAAGGTTCAACCGCACTAGCGTTCTACTGTAACAGTTGCGGCGAGGACTTCCACGTATAGCTGTTCCCCGACATAATCGACGGGAAGAGGAAGTGCGAATGACGAATTATTATCCGAGGTGGAAGAGGACTGCACACTATGGACTATAGAACGATACCAGAATTAGAGGATTATTTTGATGGTGGAATTGAGACACCAAGGAGCGAGAAGCTGAAAGTTCTCGTGAACTATCTACGCGAGGTCTCTGAACTGATTGAAAACAGTCGTCTGTCAACAACTGACCCTGAATACATTGGTTATCTCAATAGGTACTGTTCGCAATCAAAGCACGTATCGCGGATTCACAGAAACGACCTACTAGAATTGTTAATTCCTGAGAGTGCAACTTCGTCGCCAATGGATTTGGGCGACTCTCCAATGGGACCTTTCCGCAGAGAGGTCATCTTTGGCGCGTTCTATATGTTAATCCGGGTTTCACTAGATGGTACGGCTGACTTCTTCACCCTCAGACAAGATCTAACTGAGTTCGAACGAGAATTCTCTGATCGGCCGATTTATCAGTATCTACGTTCGGAAGTCTATCTTCGTGGGTTCAAGACCGACCACTACCGAACGGCGATCTCCTCTATTGACAGCATTATCGACGACTCTTGCACCAATCCACGATTCTACTCTAACTTTGCACAGGGAGTGGCAGACTTCTACTACAGTGGTCCAACCGAATCCTTGAACATCAACACTCTACCAGAGGAACGTAGCGAAGTGCTATCTGTTGCCAAGGAATATTCGCAGAAGGCTGTTACTCTCTCCCCTGACGATTCGGAGTTCCACGCAATCCGAAGTGAGATTTTAGAATTGATGGACGACTTTGAGACCGCAGAGAAGGAAATCAACAGGGCACTGGAATTGCACCCAGAGGAGGAGGATTCCGACGCTGGTGATGCGTACAACTACTATAAACAGTTGAACAGTCTGAGGGAGACACGACGAAACGCCGAACGTGCAGACAGGGCTCTTGAAGAAGCGAAGAGTGAATTAGAGGATTTCAAGAGTTCAACTGAAGAACTCGAGAACGAACTCAAGGAGCGAATGGAACGATTCCGAAATCAGACACTCCGCTCGATCGGCTTCTTCGCGGGCCTCATTGCAGTAGTAGTTACATCGGCACAGGCAATCCTGAGTACGCTATCTGTCGCGGACGCAAGCCGGGTGTCTCTTGTATTGACTGGAGGATTAGTGGTCGCGTTTTCGGGACTCGGTGTTGTGTTATCGGAGGAAAGTAACGACTGGGTGCGACTACTCGTCGTCGCTATTCTAGGCGTCTTACTCATCGGCGTGGGGCTTCTTACACCCCAGTTGGTTGACGGGACGGTTTCTATTCTGGGTTAACATCGAACGGTCTCGGCTCAATTACGGAATAAGCGAAGTCTATAGAGCCGCTAAACATATTCACTATGGATAGGTTGTGAGTCGTGAGTGCTTATCCCCCCTCAATCACTGCTTTAACCAACACCCCAGAGAATTCGTTTCCGAATACGCACACAAGCCCGTACTCGCTCGTGTGCATATCCACCGTCGATCATCCTCGAACTACAACCGAAGCAACTCTAACTGGACCAGATTCCCTGAAATCACCCCGATATAGCAGTTCCAGTAACCCAAATTTAGCCCGTGAAACGGACTCGTGTGTACGAGCCCGCCCGCTACTCTCCCGTCCAGATGAGCATCTGATCGTCACCGCGGCCCTCTCTGCGGACCTCGTCGGTCGTCCGCCACAGAACGCGTAGGTCGGCATCAAAGCTCCCCGAAATGTTCACATCGAGCTGCTCACGCAGGATGTCTTTCAGCTCGCCCTTCCGGATTCGGCCTTCCTCCCGGATGATTCGCCGCATGAAGTTGACCTGGTTGTCGTTCTCGCTAATCAGCTGCTTGTAGTAGTCCCGGTCAGTCTTCGTCGGGAACGTCCTAACCGGGGGAATGTCCGGCATCTCCTCTCGCTCCAACTGGTATTCGTCCAGCGACTCTAACTTGTGCGTCCCTTCACTCGATTCCTCGCTCGGAGTAGATCTTCCCGAAGACCCGGAGGAAGACAGAGATGGAGCACTCTGTCTCGGCACGTCCGCCTTATACGAGGGGGAGCCTTCCCCAGACGCGCCCTCAGTCGAATTCGACTCGGCAGCGCGTTGCTGACGTTGTTCCGCCTCAGTATTGACTTTCCCATCGTCGACTAAGTCGCTGATGAGGTCGTC is a window from the Halobacterium hubeiense genome containing:
- a CDS encoding DUF4145 domain-containing protein, producing MESEYVPPEFNENAFNCPHCGAYAKQTWSKATHNNVITGFVTSRCAKCGSYSIWAEQKLRYPISSTAPRPHNEMPEEVARDFNEAREIVDSSPRAAAALLRLGIQRLLENHLETPGNGINNDIAHLVEDGKIGNRTKKMLDGVRITGNNSVHPGRMEMDDNSEMAHALFKLTNYIVDQTLGRDKEVEEFWESLPEEDREGVRNRDSN
- a CDS encoding DUF7563 family protein; protein product: MPECQNCGGHVTSEYVRVFTPDGVAEPRACPNCEDKVRGRDGVRDSRS
- a CDS encoding phospholipase D family protein encodes the protein MDAFIGQGFSTDSESAGQLLDDPEISSIGDAVEASLADSRFNRAVAAVAFATEKGVQHLKAMVQSGSVDDVEVYVGVDEKVTTKDALEGILESGLSGFIYHAGSTYHPKLFYFDGPERVRVLVGSGNLTQDGLYTNYEAAFLAEVDKNADAVADLEQYLEQIERHGNTLSDDLISDLVDDGKVNTEAEQRQQRAAESNSTEGASGEGSPSYKADVPRQSAPSLSSSGSSGRSTPSEESSEGTHKLESLDEYQLEREEMPDIPPVRTFPTKTDRDYYKQLISENDNQVNFMRRIIREEGRIRKGELKDILREQLDVNISGSFDADLRVLWRTTDEVRREGRGDDQMLIWTGE